The genomic interval AGGCCCTCCTCGACGACCTCGACGCTGTCGATGGGGTCGGTGAACACCGCCATGTCCGGCGCGTCGTACTCCTGGAACAGTTCGACCGAGAACTTGACGTCCTCGGGCGTGAAGTCCTCGCCGTCGTGCCACGTCGTCTCGCGGAGGTCCATCTCGATGGTGGTGTCGTCGACGATCTCGTGGTCGGTCGCGAGCGCGGGTACGACTTCGAGTTGCGGCGAGGCGTCGTACAGTCCGTCGTAGATGACGGTCATACGCTTCGCGGCTTCTCCGCCCGCCGACCACGGGAGGTTCAGGCCGTTCATCTCGGTGGTCACGCCCTTGACCCATGTGGTGTCGTCGCCCTGGGGCTGGAGGTTGACGTGGGTCCAGATGAACGAGTCGCGGTTCGTCCCGTTGCCCGGCGTCGGGACGTACCCCGACCAGTTGGCCGTGTTGGCGGCCTGAATGACGTCGGGGAAGTTGATGGAGTAGCAGAAGACGTCCTCGCTCATGATCTCCTGGAGTTCGTGGACGGTCTCCCGGCGAGCGTCCTGGTCTTCGACCTCCGCGCTCTCCTCGTCGATGAGGTCTCGGACCTCCTCGTCGTAGTAGTTCATGTAGTTCCCGGAGTCCTCCGGATGCATCCGGAGCAGGAACGCGTTCGGGTCGAGCCCCCGCTGGGGGTCCGGCCCGTGGGTGTTCATCGAGATGGGGACGATGTGGCCGGTGTCGGCGGGCCAGTACTCGTCGTACAGCCGATTGAGCGGCACGTCGTCCATCTCGGTCGGGATGCCGAGTTCCATGAGACTGGACTCGATCATCACCGCGTGTTCCTCCATCCACGGCTCCTCCTCGCTGGAGTAGTTGATGGTGACCGGGTCCAGCGTCTGGCCCTCGGTCGCCGTGTAGTCGACCGGGACGTTGTCGTTGTTCTTCGTCTCTACGGGCCAGTCCTCCCAGAACTGGGTCTCGACCGACTCGGCGTCCTCGTCGGCCTCGCCGCTTCCGTTTCCACCGCCACCGAACATCCCGCTACAGCCCGCGATACCGGCCATCCCGGCGACCGCGGAGGCACTGATAAACCGTCGCCGGTTCAGTCCCGTGTGGTTCGAATGAGAACGTGACTCTCGGCCGTCATTACCTGACATGGTTGGCGAACGCATGGTAGTAGTTTCCAAACTTAAGCATTCCGGTGTGACAGGAAAGATAGTCAGGAAGAACCAAGTATTGCCAATAGAGCTTAGAGTTATTTCGGTTTTAAATTAAATTCTTTAACCTATAATCCGGTGTCGGTTCGAGGTCGTTCCGCGGGTCCGACCGGCGACGAAACCGCCCGAACGGTCGCGATTCCCGCGAGGAACACCGCGCCGAGGACCCCGACCGCGAGGACGGGCGTGGCGGCGTCGGCGACGACGCCGCCGAGCAGGTAGAGCGGGAGCCGGACCAGCGCTGGCCTCGCGCAGGTGCTCGTGACGATACTAACGGTCGGCGCGCTCGGACTCGCGTGGGGGCGGATACGAACAGAGGGGAACGTGGAATAAACAGGAAGTCCGCTTCGTCTTACCGTTCGGAATCACGAGCCAACGGCCAGATCCTCGATTTCATCGATATCAGTGACTTCTAGAACCGTATCTTCTACTCCATCATCGACGAAATCGCGGGGATTGACAGTGGCAAATACTGTCTAGCCGTTCCGGGAACGCCCGAGGTCGTGTGCTTCGATACAAATCTGTCGGTCGTTACCGGGAATCATACTCAGAGAGGCTTCGATGGCGTCGTAACGCTGGTCACATTTCCAGACGGAAACGTTCGAGTCGATTTTCTGCTTTCGTTCAAGTGGGAACGGTTCGATTTCTGGGGCCATCGTTCGAAGTCGGTGACACAGTTCCGACTTCTGAATAAAGTTTCCGATACTCTCCCCGTAAAAGTCGTAGAGGAACTGATAGGCGTCGTTATTCCGAGCTAGAACTCGGTTCTTGAGTCGGTTAAGGTCCACCGGTCCGAGTTGGCCTTGAGACTCATCGCGTTTTACAGCTCGAACGCGCCTCCGGACTCCGTTTGCCAACCGTTGGCTCAGGTCGATTGCAACCTACACCCAAGATAACTCTCCGTTCA from Halorussus salilacus carries:
- a CDS encoding ABC transporter substrate-binding protein; this translates as MAGIAGCSGMFGGGGNGSGEADEDAESVETQFWEDWPVETKNNDNVPVDYTATEGQTLDPVTINYSSEEEPWMEEHAVMIESSLMELGIPTEMDDVPLNRLYDEYWPADTGHIVPISMNTHGPDPQRGLDPNAFLLRMHPEDSGNYMNYYDEEVRDLIDEESAEVEDQDARRETVHELQEIMSEDVFCYSINFPDVIQAANTANWSGYVPTPGNGTNRDSFIWTHVNLQPQGDDTTWVKGVTTEMNGLNLPWSAGGEAAKRMTVIYDGLYDASPQLEVVPALATDHEIVDDTTIEMDLRETTWHDGEDFTPEDVKFSVELFQEYDAPDMAVFTDPIDSVEVVEEGLGGRVRFNLDGPDASFMTQRVVMSAIIPKHKWEDVDDPANHNPEEPVGTGPFQFASWDQGSRMEVEKFEDHWMWDEDEREEILGEYFEPGEGVDGIVWSNVGNTDALLGALEGGDIDAVDSILTNEQADELAQNDGIDKQVSENFAPLDVHINHIVPVWRDKVIRKAVAHSINKQGFTDDVLDGNATVTPGNNLISPLVEDWYYEPDDYEYDPELGREMLEKAGYTWDDEDMLVWPEGDAWDAFMDRLEDGHATREELEQDDFS